Within the Arthrobacter caoxuetaonis genome, the region CGGCGGGCTATCCGGCCTTCAGCGCTGCATGCAGCTGGATCAGGGAGCGGATCGATGGCGGCGGCTGTCCTCACGTGCCTGAGCCTCACATGGCTCAATCCGCACGTGTACCTGGACACGGTGGTCCTGCTCGGTTCGCTTGCAGCCACCCACGGAGCGGACGGCCGCTGGATCTTTGCTGCCGGCGCCGTGACAGCCAGTGCCGTGTGGTTTACCGCCCTGGGTTTTGGGGCCCGGCTCCTGGCGCCGGTGTTCGCCCGGCCCAGGGCATGGCGGGTGCTCGACCTGGGGATCGCCGTCTTCATGGCCGTACTTGCCTTCAGTCTTCTCCGGACCCCTGTGTAGGCGCAGAAGGCCTGCTTAGGCGGAGCCCGCCCGTACCTGTGCGTCAATCAGGATTTCCGCGGCCCGGCGTGCCTGGTGGGCCGGTTCTGCGGATCCGCAAATCGCCGCCGTCGTCTGTGCTCCCTCGGCGAGCAGGGCCAGCTGGGGGCCGAGCCCCGGAGCCCCGCCGGCTGCCGCAACCAGTTCGTCCATTACGCGCTGGAAAGACTCCTTATGGGCC harbors:
- a CDS encoding LysE/ArgO family amino acid transporter translates to MTPDLVSLLTGFGSGLALIVAIGAQNAFVLRQGIRREHLPAVLAVCILSDAVLILAGTAGIGRLTESAPFLVEVLRWAGAAFLLVYAGLSLRRAIRPSALHAAGSGSGSMAAAVLTCLSLTWLNPHVYLDTVVLLGSLAATHGADGRWIFAAGAVTASAVWFTALGFGARLLAPVFARPRAWRVLDLGIAVFMAVLAFSLLRTPV